The Melioribacteraceae bacterium 4301-Me genome contains the following window.
ACTGAATCTCTTCTTTGCCCATTTCGTTTGGGTGGCGTTTATTGTGGAAAAGTATATATCTCTTTATCCAAGTGATGTATGCTTCTTCAGTTTTTCGACTGTAGTGGTTTGTTCTGAGTGCTATCCTTACTTGATCAAGTAGCTTAGGTTTGTTGTTAGTCTCTTTGAAGGTCATTAACTATTCCCCCTAGACTCAAACTTTTCTATTAGAAATTAACCGAATCTAAAAATAATGTCAATAAAAAATTTTGCTTTGAGCAAAAGTACTAATCCCCCAAGTTCTTTATCCTATAAATATTTTGTTCTGAGGGGACAATAAAGCTTTGATTATCCTTAAACCAATGTAACCCCTTTAGGGATTATATAGTTATAGAATAAATAAATATCAAACTAAAGTTAAAAGTCCCGTATGGACGAGATAGGGTTTGATTTACAAGACAAGTAGAATAGTCCAAAATCATGAAGTTTTCTAAATTTATTTGGTAATTCATCCCTTCGGGATTTGATTTCAAAATTATTTTGGACAGCAGTGGAATAAATGTCTTGGTGTTAAAAAAAAGTTAAAACTACTTGTATAATTCACACTCAAATGTTAAGTTCACATTCAAAATTTTTACTTCTATAAAATGAGCAAGAATTTATATATCGATTCTCTTTCAATGCATACCATACCTATGCGCAGCTCATTTACCCTCACGACGTACACGCGTTAATTACATATCAGTTTCGTTAAAACAATTTTTAATCCAATTTTTTAACAAACATTATAGGTGTATAGTATAAATGAAAA
Protein-coding sequences here:
- a CDS encoding phage integrase N-terminal SAM-like domain-containing protein, which encodes MTFKETNNKPKLLDQVRIALRTNHYSRKTEEAYITWIKRYILFHNKRHPNEMGKEEIQ